In Halorubrum sp. BV1, the following proteins share a genomic window:
- a CDS encoding energy-coupling factor ABC transporter ATP-binding protein — MIDVDGVTCRYGAGRRDGSDTDADGRGGVVAVDDVSLRIDDSEFLVLAGANGSGKTTLVRTLNGLVEPDAGTVAVNGTPVDADLVAARTAVGMVFQEPRDQFVASTVGADVAFGPENLGCAREEIDRRVADALAAVNMTGREADRIGVLSGGERERVAIAGALAMEPDHLVLDEPFTGLDDPARRAVLGRLHSLHAAGTSVIAVTHDLRGVLDLADRVVGLADGRVAVDAPPAEAVAALPDLGVRMPAEVER, encoded by the coding sequence GTGATCGACGTCGACGGCGTCACCTGCCGGTACGGTGCGGGGCGGCGGGACGGCAGCGACACTGACGCCGACGGGCGCGGCGGCGTCGTCGCCGTCGACGACGTCTCTCTCCGGATCGACGACAGCGAGTTTCTCGTCCTCGCGGGCGCGAACGGATCCGGCAAGACGACGCTCGTCCGGACGCTCAACGGCCTCGTCGAGCCGGACGCGGGGACAGTCGCGGTCAACGGGACGCCGGTCGACGCCGACCTCGTTGCAGCTCGCACCGCGGTCGGCATGGTGTTCCAAGAGCCCCGCGACCAGTTCGTCGCGTCGACGGTCGGCGCTGACGTCGCCTTCGGCCCGGAGAATCTCGGCTGCGCGCGCGAGGAGATCGACCGCCGGGTCGCCGACGCGCTCGCGGCCGTGAACATGACCGGCCGCGAGGCCGATCGGATCGGAGTGCTCTCCGGCGGCGAACGGGAACGCGTCGCGATCGCGGGCGCGCTCGCGATGGAGCCGGACCACCTCGTCTTGGACGAGCCGTTCACCGGGCTCGACGATCCCGCGCGGCGAGCCGTCCTCGGGCGGCTCCACAGCCTCCACGCGGCCGGGACGAGCGTGATCGCCGTCACCCACGACCTCCGCGGCGTGCTCGACCTCGCCGACCGCGTCGTGGGGCTCGCGGACGGGCGGGTCGCCGTCGACGCCCCGCCGGCGGAGGCGGTCGCGGCCCTTCCCGATCTGGGTGTGCGGATGCCGGCGGAGGTCGAGCGATGA
- a CDS encoding biotin transporter BioY produces MATNTESVDLVGDEAATNFARAALFAALVGAFAYVTFPNPVSPVSVTLQVLGVFLAGIYLGPMWGAASLVLYLAAGALGAPVFQGGSAGIGQLVGQSAGYLWSYPLAAAVVGAVVHRGVTLRDLDTVGLPSLVGAMVAGTAVIYALGVAGLALVLSLGPVEAVTVGAVAFLPAEALKIAAAVGIVRSDAVAAA; encoded by the coding sequence ATGGCAACGAACACGGAGTCCGTCGACCTCGTCGGCGACGAGGCCGCGACGAACTTCGCGCGCGCGGCGCTTTTCGCCGCGCTTGTCGGCGCGTTCGCGTACGTCACGTTTCCGAACCCCGTCTCGCCCGTCTCGGTGACGCTGCAGGTGCTCGGCGTGTTCCTCGCCGGGATCTATCTCGGTCCGATGTGGGGGGCGGCGTCGCTCGTCTTGTACCTCGCGGCCGGCGCGCTCGGCGCGCCCGTGTTCCAGGGCGGTTCGGCCGGCATCGGCCAGTTGGTCGGTCAGTCGGCGGGCTACCTCTGGTCGTATCCGCTCGCCGCGGCGGTCGTCGGCGCGGTCGTCCACCGCGGGGTCACGCTCCGCGACCTCGATACGGTCGGCCTCCCCTCCCTCGTCGGCGCGATGGTCGCCGGCACCGCCGTCATCTACGCGCTCGGCGTCGCCGGCCTCGCGCTCGTGCTCTCTCTGGGTCCCGTCGAGGCGGTGACGGTCGGCGCGGTCGCGTTCCTCCCGGCCGAGGCCCTGAAGATCGCCGCCGCGGTCGGGATCGTCAGGTCCGACGCGGTCGCAGCCGCGTGA
- a CDS encoding signal recognition particle protein Srp54 — translation MVLDDLGSSLRGSLDKLQGKRRLEESDVEEIVKEIQRSLLSADVDVSLVMELSDSIKARALDEEPPGGTTARDHVLKIVYEEMVDLVGDSTELPLEDQTILLAGLQGSGKTTSAAKMAWWFSKKGLRPAVIQTDTFRPGAYDQAKQMCERAEVDFYGDPDADDPVEIAREGLDATADADVHIVDTAGRHALEDDLIAEIEEIDGVVDPDRSLLVLDAAIGQGAKDQARQFEESIGIEGVVITKLDGTAKGGGALTAVNETDSSIAFLGTGETVQDIERFEPSGFISRLLGMGDLKQLSERVERAMQEATEGDDDWDPEDMLQGEFTLKDMKKQMDAMNRMGPLDQVMDMIPGLGGGMMDQLPDDAMDVTQDRMRRFERIMDSMTDEELENPRVVGQSRVRRIARGSGTDEETVQQLLEQHSMMEQTIGQFQGMGEGDMQRMMKKMGGEGGGGLGDMMGGGKGPF, via the coding sequence ATGGTACTCGACGACCTCGGAAGCTCCCTGCGGGGCAGCCTCGACAAGCTCCAAGGGAAACGCCGGCTCGAAGAGAGCGACGTCGAGGAGATCGTCAAAGAGATCCAGCGATCGTTGCTTTCCGCCGACGTCGACGTCTCGCTCGTGATGGAGCTGTCCGACTCGATCAAGGCCCGCGCGCTCGACGAGGAGCCGCCGGGCGGCACCACGGCGCGCGACCACGTCCTCAAGATCGTCTACGAGGAGATGGTCGACTTGGTCGGCGACTCCACTGAACTCCCCCTCGAAGACCAGACGATCCTGCTCGCCGGCCTCCAGGGGTCGGGGAAGACCACCTCCGCCGCAAAGATGGCGTGGTGGTTCTCGAAGAAGGGGCTCCGCCCCGCGGTGATCCAGACCGACACCTTCCGGCCGGGCGCGTACGACCAGGCCAAACAGATGTGCGAGCGCGCCGAGGTCGACTTCTACGGGGACCCCGACGCCGACGACCCAGTCGAGATCGCGCGCGAGGGACTCGACGCGACCGCCGACGCCGACGTCCACATCGTCGACACCGCCGGCCGACACGCGCTCGAAGACGATCTCATAGCGGAGATAGAAGAGATCGACGGCGTCGTCGACCCTGACCGCTCTCTGTTGGTCCTCGACGCCGCGATCGGACAGGGAGCCAAAGACCAGGCTCGCCAGTTCGAGGAGTCGATCGGCATCGAGGGCGTCGTGATAACCAAGCTCGACGGGACCGCGAAAGGTGGCGGGGCGCTCACCGCCGTCAACGAGACCGACTCTTCTATCGCCTTTCTCGGAACCGGCGAGACGGTGCAAGACATCGAGCGGTTCGAGCCGTCCGGGTTCATCTCGCGGCTGCTCGGGATGGGCGATCTCAAGCAGCTCTCCGAGCGCGTCGAGCGCGCGATGCAGGAGGCCACGGAGGGGGACGACGACTGGGACCCGGAGGACATGCTTCAGGGCGAGTTCACCCTGAAAGACATGAAAAAGCAGATGGACGCGATGAACCGGATGGGACCGCTCGACCAGGTGATGGACATGATCCCCGGGCTCGGCGGCGGGATGATGGACCAGCTCCCGGACGACGCGATGGACGTGACACAGGACCGCATGCGGCGGTTCGAGCGCATCATGGACTCGATGACCGACGAGGAGCTAGAGAACCCCCGCGTCGTCGGTCAGTCGCGCGTTCGGCGGATCGCCCGCGGCTCCGGCACTGACGAGGAGACGGTCCAGCAGCTCTTAGAGCAGCACTCGATGATGGAACAGACCATCGGCCAGTTCCAGGGAATGGGTGAGGGCGACATGCAGCGCATGATGAAGAAGATGGGCGGCGAGGGCGGCGGCGGTCTCGGCGACATGATGGGCGGCGGGAAGGGGCCGTTCTAG
- a CDS encoding pantoate kinase: MSRQRATAFVPGHVTAFFSAHPNDRPAAAGSRGAGVTLTDGVTVTVSAVAGDDGTRLLDGDSGAIGAVDDVLDALSVPAVDVTVESDLPIGSGFGVSGAAALGAALATNRAFDCGRSENELVRLAHVAEVDRGTGLGDVVAQARGGVPLRLEPGAPGLGALDGIPADDRIEYVTFGELSTEAVLGGDTTALSAAGETALDRLRADPRLPTMMTAARGFARSADLLVPEVEAAVDAVEAAGGEAAMAMLGRTVFALGTGLSDAGYAPDACRIHPAGARLVCDR, from the coding sequence ATGAGCAGGCAGCGGGCGACTGCGTTCGTCCCCGGACACGTCACGGCCTTCTTCAGCGCGCACCCGAACGACCGTCCGGCGGCGGCCGGGTCCCGAGGGGCGGGCGTGACGCTGACTGACGGGGTCACCGTTACCGTGTCGGCTGTCGCCGGAGACGACGGCACACGCCTCCTCGACGGCGACTCCGGCGCGATCGGCGCGGTCGATGACGTGCTCGACGCGCTTTCCGTCCCCGCCGTTGACGTCACGGTCGAGAGCGATCTCCCGATCGGCTCCGGCTTCGGCGTGTCGGGCGCGGCCGCTTTGGGGGCCGCCCTCGCGACGAACCGGGCCTTCGACTGCGGCCGCTCGGAGAACGAACTCGTCCGCCTCGCCCATGTGGCGGAAGTCGACCGGGGCACCGGCCTCGGTGACGTAGTCGCGCAGGCGCGCGGCGGCGTCCCGCTCCGACTCGAACCGGGTGCACCGGGACTCGGCGCGCTCGACGGGATCCCCGCGGACGACCGGATCGAGTACGTCACGTTCGGCGAGCTGTCGACCGAAGCGGTGCTCGGCGGCGACACGACCGCGCTCTCCGCCGCCGGCGAGACCGCCCTCGACCGGCTCCGCGCCGACCCGCGGCTCCCGACCATGATGACCGCGGCCCGCGGGTTCGCGCGCTCGGCAGACCTCCTCGTGCCCGAGGTCGAGGCCGCGGTCGACGCGGTCGAGGCGGCGGGCGGCGAGGCCGCGATGGCGATGCTCGGCCGGACCGTCTTCGCGCTCGGAACCGGCCTCTCCGACGCCGGCTACGCCCCCGACGCGTGTCGGATCCACCCGGCCGGTGCGCGGCTCGTCTGCGATCGATGA
- a CDS encoding zinc ribbon domain-containing protein: protein MRNQLRPLIAAALAMLFPGLGHLVLRRWGRALLWHLTIVAGGVALFAFYDVTVEGSITAPAEAAEAAASLPTDVTVSIVLLYGLSAIDAYVVGRADAAARERTDATVEAIRRRAAGADEAEGADGDDTGGPPSPVTAVTGSDAEPMEVECPHCGKETDADLDFCHWCTEPLPWADEK from the coding sequence ATGCGAAACCAGTTGCGCCCCCTCATCGCCGCCGCCCTAGCGATGCTGTTCCCGGGCCTCGGCCACCTCGTCTTGCGCCGATGGGGACGGGCGCTGCTGTGGCACCTGACTATCGTCGCCGGCGGCGTGGCGCTTTTCGCGTTCTACGACGTGACCGTCGAGGGGTCGATAACCGCCCCGGCGGAAGCCGCCGAGGCCGCCGCGTCGCTCCCGACCGACGTGACGGTGTCCATCGTCCTCCTGTACGGGCTGTCGGCGATCGACGCGTACGTCGTCGGGCGCGCCGACGCCGCCGCGAGAGAGCGAACCGACGCCACCGTCGAAGCGATCCGCCGACGCGCCGCGGGCGCAGACGAGGCCGAGGGTGCCGACGGCGACGACACCGGGGGGCCGCCGTCTCCCGTCACCGCCGTCACCGGGTCGGACGCCGAGCCGATGGAGGTTGAGTGTCCCCACTGCGGCAAGGAGACCGACGCCGATCTCGACTTCTGTCACTGGTGTACGGAGCCGCTGCCGTGGGCCGACGAGAAGTGA
- a CDS encoding FlaD/FlaE family flagellar protein, translating into MSLNPRRYDVRELRQIAGAPRVDADEAARERPLRQPNRNRAEQAARSAAFTELLQRQRGQRLAADEPQSDDAGDRPYLRTVPASPEAEHELGEWLGYLVDVGGHLRSRDALSYYAELGWIDPDAVDALTRRLEGFDAPRYDRAFLPADHRISLVSIVRIASCASES; encoded by the coding sequence ATGAGTCTGAATCCACGGAGATACGACGTACGGGAGCTGCGTCAGATCGCGGGGGCACCGCGAGTCGACGCAGACGAGGCGGCTCGGGAGCGGCCGCTTCGTCAGCCGAACCGGAACCGAGCGGAGCAAGCCGCCCGCTCGGCCGCGTTCACGGAGCTGCTCCAGCGTCAGCGAGGGCAGCGGCTGGCCGCCGACGAGCCTCAGTCCGACGACGCCGGAGACCGCCCGTACCTACGGACGGTTCCGGCCTCGCCGGAGGCGGAACACGAACTCGGCGAGTGGCTCGGCTACCTCGTCGACGTCGGCGGTCATCTGCGGAGCCGCGACGCGCTGTCGTACTACGCCGAACTCGGGTGGATCGATCCCGACGCGGTCGACGCGTTAACGCGTCGGCTGGAGGGGTTCGACGCACCGCGGTACGACCGGGCGTTCCTCCCCGCAGACCACCGGATCAGCCTCGTCTCCATCGTCCGGATCGCTTCGTGTGCGAGTGAATCATGA
- a CDS encoding DUF5305 domain-containing protein, with amino-acid sequence MSDVDRSIRVRAFLEQWLSVLLIAAVLLAAVGGWWSYQVHANPDIERESVTVGQWTESTAFDHSSVVVNDSLVFEEGERVRNRPVYYVNLAEELDVTYRYAHTASEGAVDVTTDVRLVYRGVEGEDVLWQYAEPLASGSDEGVTADENHTVDATVDIDEVFANIDTIERQLGAAGTIEIRVVAASSVEGTLSGRDVSATYESAMPITVTQQTLRVLETETIDESGQRTDTVERVVEPSGLEAAGSVLVFVVGLAGAGGLLVARRRGLVDLSPDEREILHVHQQEQEFSEWITRGTFPSEREYEATVLVDDLEGLVDVAIDTNKRVIKDEQLGVSTVLDGDYVYVYVRPDSPAEDWLVNYADMTMDELEQFDV; translated from the coding sequence GTGAGCGACGTCGACCGATCGATACGAGTCCGGGCGTTTCTCGAACAGTGGCTCTCGGTGCTTCTGATCGCGGCGGTGCTTCTCGCGGCCGTCGGCGGGTGGTGGAGCTATCAGGTCCACGCGAACCCAGACATCGAGCGGGAGTCGGTGACCGTCGGCCAGTGGACCGAATCGACCGCGTTCGACCACAGCTCAGTGGTCGTCAACGACTCGCTGGTGTTCGAAGAGGGCGAGCGCGTCCGGAACCGACCGGTGTACTACGTGAACCTCGCTGAGGAGCTCGATGTGACGTACAGGTACGCACACACCGCGTCCGAGGGCGCAGTCGACGTGACGACCGACGTCCGCCTCGTGTACCGCGGCGTGGAGGGAGAAGACGTCCTCTGGCAGTACGCGGAACCCCTCGCGAGCGGGAGCGACGAGGGGGTCACTGCGGACGAAAACCACACCGTCGACGCGACAGTCGACATCGACGAGGTGTTCGCGAACATCGACACGATCGAACGCCAGCTCGGCGCTGCCGGTACCATCGAGATCCGAGTGGTCGCCGCGTCGAGCGTCGAGGGCACGCTGTCCGGTCGAGACGTGAGCGCCACCTACGAGAGCGCGATGCCGATCACGGTCACCCAACAGACGCTCCGCGTCCTCGAAACCGAGACGATAGACGAGAGCGGTCAGCGGACCGACACCGTCGAGCGCGTGGTCGAACCCAGCGGGCTCGAAGCCGCCGGGTCGGTGCTCGTGTTCGTCGTCGGGCTCGCCGGGGCGGGCGGTCTGCTGGTCGCTCGCCGTCGCGGACTCGTCGACCTCTCGCCGGACGAGCGCGAGATACTTCACGTCCACCAGCAGGAACAGGAGTTCTCCGAGTGGATCACGCGCGGGACGTTCCCCTCGGAGCGGGAGTACGAGGCGACGGTCCTCGTCGACGATCTGGAGGGGCTCGTCGACGTCGCCATCGACACCAACAAACGCGTCATCAAAGACGAGCAGCTCGGCGTGAGCACGGTGCTCGACGGTGACTACGTGTACGTCTACGTCCGACCCGACTCGCCGGCTGAAGACTGGCTCGTCAACTACGCCGACATGACGATGGACGAACTCGAGCAGTTCGACGTGTGA
- a CDS encoding AMP-binding protein, with protein sequence MDVVGDLLARDRRSRDTALVTADGRERTYHDLITNAYKAANVLRYLGAREGSVVALAPAPGLHTVLAFLGAARLGAPVRFDPEAGIAAGDRVVLVAVDDEPGVDPRPGTNLVAFGGPPARPETTHWEQELWSENPATPPSSVTPDDAVICGADGGEEDRDAGDGDISHGALLDAAATVSEKHDLTAGSRVAFGGDLSDPRAVTAGLVAPLSVGATVALTDQSRSGVEIAASVDETDESPQSVDLGSIAFR encoded by the coding sequence ATGGACGTCGTCGGCGACCTTCTCGCACGCGACCGGCGGAGCCGCGACACCGCGCTCGTCACGGCCGACGGCCGCGAACGCACCTACCACGACCTGATCACCAACGCGTACAAGGCGGCGAACGTGTTGCGCTACCTCGGCGCGCGCGAGGGGTCGGTCGTCGCCCTCGCTCCCGCCCCCGGACTGCACACCGTGCTCGCGTTTCTCGGTGCCGCCCGTCTCGGCGCGCCGGTGCGATTCGATCCGGAGGCGGGAATCGCCGCCGGCGATCGCGTCGTGCTCGTGGCCGTCGACGACGAGCCGGGGGTCGACCCGAGACCGGGGACGAACCTCGTCGCGTTCGGCGGCCCGCCGGCGCGCCCGGAGACGACTCACTGGGAACAGGAGCTGTGGAGCGAGAACCCGGCGACTCCGCCGAGTTCGGTGACTCCGGACGACGCGGTGATCTGCGGGGCGGACGGCGGTGAGGAGGACAGGGACGCGGGCGACGGTGACATCTCGCACGGTGCGCTCCTCGACGCGGCCGCGACGGTGAGCGAGAAACACGACCTGACCGCCGGGTCGCGCGTGGCGTTCGGCGGGGATCTCTCGGACCCGCGGGCGGTGACCGCGGGGCTCGTCGCCCCGCTGTCGGTCGGGGCAACCGTGGCGCTCACCGATCAGTCGAGGTCTGGCGTCGAGATCGCGGCGTCCGTAGACGAGACGGACGAAAGCCCTCAGTCGGTCGATCTCGGGTCTATCGCGTTCCGCTGA
- a CDS encoding ABC transporter substrate-binding protein: MRRERGGVGADRGVGRRRYLSTLSGGVAAALAGCSSLGFGAPDADTATYATAVTEPIETLNPIYNAGNAGGNAIARVIDPGYAFDGDDEFVPLLYDLSSDDGREWTFRLRDGLRFSDPYGSVTADDLAYLVREVHQRDWAASPAAAHWRGVSVSVVDERTLRARLPRPRLLWPESYEPLVYPVPRALLEPYVEARDADGLRTDRTLTELGFAGNLGPYVLDEWRPGEVVRFTRNDRYYLGTADVDSPDGAVSSAFAGAPHFAGAPHFDAAAVRVLPDRASRLDAFDAGAIDAAAIPVDRVGAYRDDGAVTIDRVPQAHAERIAVNMRDNGWTAGPGNLFRHRSFRQALSAAIDTEALIESAFRGAATPQFTWQPPFGEFHPPEDALPRYGSGDRHGREYARDLARRAFDRSAHDYGFDGDDMVTPDGDRVSLGLYRRSDAESRRVAAFVADEIGATLGIDVTVEGTTRERFASAHYAVDDRPRPERDADGDLADVPEALIDDVRGERVAWTRPTAVNPGPRSVTAEAPWDMEVVFRSNTHPRNPLATAARFDGATAPYNAVGYYPEFDAAALFERARSASDRAALTGTLFELFTALARAQPYVTLAFPDATIGYRAGLSGPIERFSNGWNRAAWRYE; this comes from the coding sequence ATGAGACGTGAACGCGGCGGTGTGGGCGCAGATCGCGGAGTCGGACGACGGCGGTACCTCTCGACGCTTTCCGGCGGTGTGGCGGCGGCTCTCGCGGGCTGTTCGAGCCTCGGATTCGGCGCGCCCGACGCCGACACGGCGACGTACGCCACGGCAGTCACGGAGCCGATCGAGACGCTCAATCCGATATACAACGCCGGGAACGCCGGCGGCAACGCGATCGCTCGCGTGATCGATCCCGGGTACGCGTTCGACGGCGACGACGAGTTCGTCCCCCTGCTGTACGACCTCTCTAGCGACGACGGCCGCGAGTGGACGTTCCGGCTGCGCGACGGACTGCGATTCAGCGACCCGTACGGGTCCGTGACCGCGGACGACCTCGCGTACCTCGTCCGCGAGGTCCACCAGCGCGACTGGGCGGCGTCGCCGGCGGCAGCACACTGGCGAGGCGTTTCGGTCTCGGTCGTCGATGAGCGCACGCTCCGCGCGCGGCTCCCGCGACCGCGGCTGCTGTGGCCCGAGAGCTACGAGCCGCTCGTGTATCCGGTCCCCCGAGCCCTCCTCGAACCGTACGTCGAGGCGAGAGACGCTGACGGGCTCCGCACGGATCGGACGCTCACCGAACTCGGGTTCGCGGGGAATCTCGGCCCGTACGTTCTCGACGAGTGGAGACCGGGGGAGGTAGTTCGGTTCACTCGCAACGACCGGTACTACCTCGGTACGGCCGATGTCGACTCGCCGGACGGAGCGGTCTCGTCGGCGTTCGCCGGCGCTCCGCACTTCGCCGGCGCGCCGCACTTCGACGCCGCGGCGGTCCGCGTGCTTCCCGACCGCGCGTCGCGGCTCGACGCGTTCGACGCGGGCGCAATCGACGCCGCGGCGATCCCCGTCGACCGGGTCGGTGCGTACCGCGACGACGGCGCGGTCACGATCGATCGCGTCCCGCAGGCGCACGCCGAGCGGATCGCGGTCAACATGCGCGACAACGGGTGGACCGCGGGTCCCGGAAACCTGTTCCGACACCGATCGTTTCGGCAGGCGCTGTCCGCCGCGATCGACACGGAGGCGCTCATCGAGTCGGCGTTTCGCGGCGCGGCCACCCCGCAGTTTACGTGGCAGCCGCCGTTCGGCGAGTTCCACCCGCCGGAGGACGCGCTCCCGCGATACGGCTCCGGCGACCGACACGGCCGCGAGTACGCTCGCGACCTCGCGCGGCGGGCGTTCGACCGGTCGGCGCACGACTACGGGTTCGACGGCGACGACATGGTCACGCCGGACGGCGACAGGGTCTCGCTGGGTCTGTACCGGCGGAGCGACGCCGAGAGCCGCCGCGTCGCCGCGTTCGTCGCCGACGAGATCGGCGCGACCCTCGGCATCGACGTGACCGTCGAGGGGACCACCCGCGAACGGTTCGCGTCCGCACACTACGCGGTCGACGACCGGCCGAGGCCGGAGCGCGACGCCGACGGCGACCTCGCCGACGTACCGGAGGCGCTTATCGACGACGTGCGGGGCGAACGGGTCGCGTGGACGCGTCCCACCGCGGTCAATCCCGGCCCCCGGAGCGTCACCGCGGAGGCCCCGTGGGACATGGAGGTCGTGTTCCGGTCGAACACGCATCCTCGGAACCCGCTCGCCACCGCCGCGCGCTTCGACGGGGCGACAGCGCCGTACAACGCCGTCGGGTACTACCCTGAGTTCGACGCCGCGGCGCTCTTCGAGCGCGCCCGCAGCGCGTCCGATCGAGCGGCGCTCACTGGGACGCTTTTCGAACTCTTCACTGCGCTCGCGCGAGCACAACCGTACGTGACGTTGGCGTTTCCGGACGCCACGATCGGCTACCGCGCCGGACTCTCCGGGCCGATCGAACGCTTCTCGAACGGATGGAACCGAGCGGCGTGGCGATACGAGTGA
- a CDS encoding NYN domain-containing protein, translating into MNEVHPHQRVAVLADSQNLYHSAQSVYSRNIDYSGLLEEAVADRALVRAIAYVIRADSPEEESFFEALRDIGFETKIKDIKTFADGSKKADWDLGMSLDAVSLASHVDTVVLCTGDGDFARLCTHLRHEGVRVEAMGFGNSAADELIEAADEFVDLAEEEETFLL; encoded by the coding sequence ATGAACGAGGTCCATCCCCACCAGCGCGTCGCCGTGCTGGCGGACTCACAGAACCTGTATCACTCCGCACAGAGCGTTTACTCTCGGAACATCGACTACTCCGGCCTGCTGGAGGAGGCCGTCGCCGACCGGGCGCTCGTCCGCGCCATCGCGTACGTGATCCGCGCCGACTCACCCGAAGAGGAGAGCTTCTTCGAGGCGCTCCGCGACATCGGCTTCGAGACGAAGATCAAGGACATCAAGACGTTCGCCGACGGGTCGAAAAAGGCCGACTGGGACCTCGGCATGAGCCTCGACGCCGTCTCGCTCGCGAGCCACGTCGACACCGTCGTGTTGTGCACCGGTGACGGCGACTTCGCGCGCCTCTGTACGCACCTCCGCCACGAGGGCGTGCGCGTCGAGGCGATGGGGTTCGGCAACTCCGCCGCCGATGAACTGATCGAGGCCGCAGACGAGTTCGTCGACCTCGCCGAAGAAGAAGAGACGTTCCTGCTGTAG
- a CDS encoding M20/M25/M40 family metallo-hydrolase — MSDDLASGSAGAASFDPVAFLESAVQIPSHESVESMRSFVVETLESHGVEGAVVADGCVVAEKTSPAPASGPHLAVNTHLDTVTPHVSVDRGPAVEGERGHGAERPDEVIRGRGSCDAKGPLAALLSGFLAADPDRGRLTLALTPDEESLSLGAAALTGRLPESDPYLDADAYLVGEPTGLDACTAAKGRFQGTVELSGVAAHAAEFAGANAIAAAEGALAAIRTFDDDSDDHPQLGAPKLTPTVIDGGDATNQVPADCSITVDRRSVPPETAEGFRSSLAAAVRAAVPDDVGVDVALTDRKSPFFEAFSTDPDHELVDAVAGAARAAGDDAGLSPDRGGAVRPFGAATEASYFAPAPTVVFGPGDLADETGAVAHAEREYVRVREVEAAAEAVERSIATILG; from the coding sequence ATGAGCGACGATCTCGCGTCCGGCTCTGCCGGCGCGGCGTCGTTCGATCCGGTCGCGTTCCTCGAATCGGCGGTGCAGATTCCCTCACACGAGTCGGTCGAGTCGATGCGCTCGTTCGTCGTCGAGACGCTCGAATCACACGGGGTCGAGGGCGCGGTCGTCGCGGACGGCTGCGTCGTCGCCGAGAAGACGTCGCCCGCGCCCGCCAGCGGCCCGCACCTCGCGGTGAACACGCACCTCGACACGGTGACGCCGCACGTCTCCGTCGACCGTGGCCCGGCGGTCGAGGGCGAGCGCGGTCACGGGGCCGAGCGCCCGGACGAGGTGATCCGGGGCCGCGGGTCGTGCGACGCGAAGGGGCCGCTCGCGGCACTGCTGTCCGGATTTCTCGCCGCAGACCCGGATCGCGGGCGGCTCACGCTCGCGCTCACGCCCGACGAGGAGTCGCTCTCGCTCGGGGCGGCGGCGCTGACGGGGAGGCTCCCGGAGAGCGATCCGTACCTCGACGCCGACGCATACCTCGTCGGCGAACCCACCGGTCTCGACGCCTGCACCGCAGCCAAGGGTCGGTTCCAGGGGACCGTCGAGCTGTCGGGCGTCGCGGCACACGCCGCCGAGTTCGCCGGCGCGAACGCGATCGCGGCCGCCGAGGGCGCGCTCGCGGCGATCCGGACGTTCGACGACGACAGCGACGATCACCCGCAGCTCGGCGCGCCGAAGCTCACGCCGACGGTCATCGACGGCGGCGACGCGACGAACCAGGTGCCCGCCGACTGTTCGATCACGGTTGACCGCCGGAGCGTGCCGCCGGAGACGGCCGAGGGATTCCGGTCGTCGCTCGCCGCCGCCGTCCGCGCGGCGGTCCCCGACGACGTCGGCGTCGACGTGGCGCTCACCGACCGCAAGTCGCCGTTCTTCGAGGCGTTCTCGACGGACCCCGACCACGAACTTGTCGACGCCGTCGCGGGCGCAGCGCGGGCGGCGGGCGACGACGCGGGACTTTCGCCAGACCGCGGCGGCGCGGTGCGGCCGTTCGGCGCGGCGACGGAGGCGTCGTACTTCGCGCCCGCACCGACGGTCGTGTTCGGCCCCGGCGACCTCGCGGACGAGACTGGCGCGGTCGCGCACGCCGAGCGCGAGTACGTCCGGGTGCGAGAGGTCGAAGCCGCCGCAGAGGCCGTCGAGCGGTCGATCGCGACGATTCTCGGATAG